Proteins encoded in a region of the Malaciobacter mytili LMG 24559 genome:
- a CDS encoding NAD-dependent epimerase/dehydratase family protein — MKAIVFGGSGFLGSHVADELSNNNFEVIIADIKESLYISKKQIFKYVDILDLNSVIQAVAGCDIVYNFAGLADINIAISEPLKTVKLNILGNTNILEACRLSNIKRYIYASSAYVFSQKGSFYGISKQASEKMIEEYNEQFNLEYTIIRYGSVYGPRADKQNRIYCLIKEALESNTITYKGTGNEVREYIHVKDAAKLSVEILNESYKNEHIILTGIEKHTYKELLNIIKEIINDDIVITYSNENYKGHYEFSPYSLYHPKVGKKIVNNPYIDFGQGLLEIMIDIQNKG, encoded by the coding sequence ATGAAAGCTATAGTTTTTGGAGGTTCTGGATTTTTAGGAAGTCATGTTGCTGATGAGTTAAGTAATAATAATTTTGAGGTAATTATAGCTGATATTAAAGAGTCTTTATATATATCTAAAAAACAGATATTTAAATATGTTGATATATTAGATTTAAATAGTGTTATACAAGCAGTTGCTGGTTGTGATATAGTTTATAATTTTGCTGGTTTAGCTGATATAAATATTGCTATAAGTGAGCCTTTAAAAACTGTTAAACTCAATATTTTAGGTAATACAAATATTTTAGAAGCTTGTAGGTTAAGTAATATTAAAAGGTATATTTATGCAAGTAGTGCATATGTATTTTCTCAAAAAGGCTCTTTTTATGGTATAAGCAAACAAGCATCTGAAAAAATGATAGAAGAGTATAACGAACAATTTAATTTAGAATATACAATTATTCGATATGGTTCTGTTTATGGGCCAAGAGCAGATAAACAAAATAGAATATATTGTTTAATTAAAGAAGCTTTAGAAAGTAATACTATTACATATAAAGGTACAGGTAATGAGGTTAGAGAATATATTCATGTAAAAGATGCCGCAAAATTAAGTGTAGAAATTCTTAATGAATCATATAAAAATGAACATATAATTTTAACAGGTATTGAAAAACATACTTATAAAGAATTGCTAAATATTATTAAAGAAATAATAAATGATGATATTGTAATTACATACTCAAATGAAAATTATAAGGGACATTATGAATTTTCACCTTATTCTTTATATCATCCAAAAGTTGGTAAAAAAATTGTAAATAATCCTTATATTGATTTTGGACAAGGATTACTTGAAATTATGATAGATATACAAAATAAAGGCTAA
- a CDS encoding phosphoglycerate dehydrogenase, with translation MKIKVTSPSFSTHPILIEELKNNFDNVVLNDTNIHFEDNILKEYLQDADIAIIGLETIDKELLDSCPKLKFIAKYGVGLDNIDIDYCKAKNIGIGWTSGVNKLSVAEMTLGFMITTIRNMVFASYGMKNGLWNKVGGNNLSNKVIGIIGVGNIGKEVIKLLQPFNCKILVNDIFSQDEFYKKYNLIEATKEEIFANSDIISIHTPLTKETKYMFNLEVFKKMKKTAILINTARGEIVNNNDLKIALKDKLIAAAALDTYEKEPNFDKKLINQDRLFCTPHIGGNSNESILLMGRSAIKHIKKFLGEKNL, from the coding sequence ATGAAAATTAAAGTAACTTCTCCATCTTTTTCAACTCATCCAATATTAATAGAAGAATTAAAAAATAACTTTGATAATGTTGTATTAAATGATACAAATATTCATTTTGAAGATAATATATTAAAAGAATATCTTCAAGATGCTGATATTGCAATTATTGGTTTGGAAACTATTGATAAAGAGCTTCTTGATAGTTGTCCAAAGCTTAAATTTATAGCAAAATATGGGGTAGGACTTGATAATATAGATATTGATTATTGTAAAGCAAAAAATATAGGTATTGGTTGGACAAGTGGTGTAAATAAACTATCAGTTGCTGAAATGACTTTAGGTTTTATGATAACTACAATTAGAAATATGGTATTTGCTTCATATGGAATGAAAAATGGCTTATGGAATAAAGTAGGTGGTAATAATTTATCTAATAAAGTAATTGGAATAATTGGTGTAGGAAATATAGGTAAAGAAGTTATAAAGCTATTGCAACCATTTAATTGTAAAATATTAGTAAATGATATATTTTCTCAAGATGAGTTTTATAAAAAATATAATTTAATAGAAGCAACAAAAGAAGAAATATTTGCTAATTCGGATATTATTTCAATTCATACCCCTTTAACTAAAGAGACTAAATATATGTTTAATTTAGAAGTATTTAAAAAAATGAAAAAAACAGCTATTTTAATAAATACTGCTAGAGGAGAAATCGTAAATAATAATGATTTAAAAATAGCATTAAAAGATAAATTAATTGCAGCAGCTGCACTTGATACTTATGAAAAAGAACCAAATTTTGATAAAAAATTAATAAATCAAGATAGATTATTTTGTACTCCTCATATTGGAGGTAATTCAAATGAATCAATTTTATTAATGGGAAGAAGTGCAATAAAACATATAAAAAAGTTCCTTGGAGAAAAAAACTTATGA
- a CDS encoding B12-binding domain-containing radical SAM protein, with protein MKIDVVFVNPGNKKITFQNLGVDLAAVEPPFMIASIAAYLRNNDISVNIIDSNAENLTPEETAKKINEINPLLVCMIVYGGQPSASTQTMAIASKMCTIIKQNCSMPIVIAGLHPSALPQRTLEEEDVDYVIEGEEQIPLKRLIEVLKNNLSLDEVPGLWYYKNNMIVNNQKPKLIDNLDEYLPMAAWDLLPMEKYKAHNWHCFDNIDERQPYGAIYTSLGCPYKCSFCCINATFGKPSIRYRSPKLVVDEIEHLAKEYNVKNIKFIDEMFILNENHYMKITELLLEKNLDINIWCYARVDTVKKDFLPKMKKAGFNWFCLGIESASEFVRDGADKKLKYRDIKEVVKSIQDAKIRVLTNFIVGLPDDNEKTMQETLDMAIDLNTEFFNIYSAMAYPGSKLYDEAIEKGIKLPSNWGDYSQHAKNQLPLSTKYLSAMDVLKFRDKAWQEYFTSKKYLDMIEEKFGVKVVEHIKFMTSKKLERNYEN; from the coding sequence ATGAAAATAGATGTTGTATTTGTAAATCCTGGAAATAAAAAAATAACTTTTCAAAATTTAGGAGTTGATTTAGCTGCAGTTGAACCACCATTTATGATAGCCTCTATTGCTGCTTATTTAAGAAATAATGATATAAGTGTAAATATTATTGATTCAAATGCTGAGAATTTAACTCCTGAAGAAACAGCAAAAAAAATAAATGAAATAAACCCTCTTTTAGTTTGTATGATTGTTTACGGAGGGCAACCCTCTGCTTCAACCCAAACAATGGCAATTGCAAGTAAAATGTGTACTATCATAAAACAAAATTGTTCTATGCCTATAGTTATAGCAGGATTACATCCTTCAGCTTTACCTCAAAGAACTTTAGAAGAAGAGGATGTAGATTATGTAATAGAAGGTGAAGAGCAAATACCCTTAAAAAGATTAATTGAAGTATTAAAAAATAATTTATCTCTTGATGAGGTACCTGGGCTGTGGTATTATAAAAATAATATGATAGTAAATAACCAAAAGCCTAAATTAATTGATAATTTAGATGAATATTTACCAATGGCAGCTTGGGATCTATTGCCAATGGAAAAGTATAAAGCCCACAATTGGCACTGTTTTGATAATATTGATGAAAGACAACCTTATGGTGCAATATATACAAGCTTGGGGTGTCCTTATAAATGTAGTTTTTGTTGTATAAATGCAACTTTTGGAAAACCAAGTATAAGATATAGAAGTCCTAAACTTGTAGTAGATGAAATTGAACACTTAGCTAAAGAATATAATGTTAAAAATATAAAATTTATTGATGAAATGTTTATACTTAATGAAAATCATTATATGAAAATAACAGAATTACTATTAGAAAAAAATCTTGATATAAATATTTGGTGTTATGCAAGAGTAGATACTGTAAAAAAAGATTTCTTACCAAAGATGAAAAAAGCTGGATTTAATTGGTTTTGTTTAGGTATTGAATCTGCAAGTGAATTTGTTAGAGATGGAGCAGATAAAAAGTTAAAATATAGGGATATAAAAGAAGTTGTAAAATCAATTCAAGATGCCAAAATAAGGGTTCTTACAAACTTTATAGTTGGCTTACCTGATGATAATGAAAAAACAATGCAAGAAACTCTTGATATGGCTATTGATTTAAATACAGAGTTTTTTAATATCTATAGTGCTATGGCATATCCTGGTTCTAAACTATATGATGAAGCAATTGAAAAAGGAATTAAATTACCCTCAAATTGGGGTGATTATTCTCAACATGCAAAAAATCAATTACCCTTATCAACTAAATATTTAAGTGCAATGGATGTATTGAAATTTAGAGATAAAGCATGGCAAGAATATTTTACAAGTAAAAAATATTTAGATATGATTGAAGAAAAATTTGGTGTTAAAGTAGTAGAGCATATCAAATTTATGACAAGTAAAAAATTAGAAAGAAATTATGAAAATTAA
- a CDS encoding transketolase family protein produces the protein MSNLPRDVFIDIIFDLAKKDKDIYFLSADLGAKALDRFRQELPSQFIHCGISEQNMIDVAAGLSQCGKKVYVYAMAPFVTYRCYEQIKVVIASMNLPVTIIGVGAGYSYDDAGPTHYAIEDISCMRVIPNIEILNPSDEKSTIQAAKVTYEKPKFRYIRIDRKYLPDIYINKNPLDGISEIEKSKDIAILTNGYMFQKAIIVKEKLAKEGINLGLVDIFTIKPLNKEKLKEIAINYNKLIVLEEHFLDGGLGSCVLETLADLEILIPVLRIGIVDKYVFDNGGREYIHKLSGIDINTIIEKIKKFYYKDKE, from the coding sequence ATGAGTAATTTACCTAGAGATGTGTTTATAGATATTATATTTGATTTGGCAAAGAAAGATAAAGATATATACTTCTTAAGTGCTGATCTTGGAGCAAAAGCATTAGATCGATTTAGGCAAGAACTTCCAAGTCAGTTTATTCATTGTGGTATATCAGAGCAAAATATGATTGATGTTGCAGCTGGTTTATCACAATGTGGGAAAAAAGTATATGTTTATGCAATGGCTCCTTTTGTTACTTATCGTTGTTATGAGCAGATTAAAGTTGTAATTGCTAGTATGAATCTTCCTGTTACTATAATAGGAGTAGGTGCAGGGTATAGTTATGATGATGCTGGGCCAACACACTATGCAATTGAAGATATAAGTTGTATGAGAGTAATTCCAAATATTGAAATTTTAAATCCAAGTGACGAAAAATCTACTATTCAAGCTGCTAAAGTCACATATGAAAAACCTAAATTTAGATATATTAGAATTGATAGAAAATATTTACCAGATATATATATAAATAAAAATCCTTTAGATGGAATATCTGAAATTGAAAAGAGTAAAGATATTGCTATACTTACAAATGGATATATGTTTCAAAAAGCAATAATTGTAAAAGAAAAATTAGCTAAAGAAGGTATTAATTTAGGTTTAGTTGATATTTTTACTATAAAACCATTAAATAAAGAAAAACTTAAAGAAATAGCTATAAACTACAATAAATTAATAGTTCTAGAAGAACATTTCTTAGATGGAGGTTTAGGTAGCTGTGTATTAGAAACATTAGCTGATTTAGAGATTTTAATACCCGTTTTAAGAATTGGTATTGTTGATAAATATGTATTTGATAATGGTGGAAGAGAATATATCCATAAATTATCTGGTATAGATATTAATACAATTATTGAAAAAATAAAAAAATTTTATTATAAAGACAAAGAATGA
- a CDS encoding transketolase, which yields MEIERLINKSQEIRIKLFDLVMQDMKGHIPSSFSSLEIVLNLFYGKIMNFDVTNPNNPNRDRLIVSKGHAAMVLYPILQELGYFDKSELKKFTKPDGILRMYADHTIPGIEAITGSLGHGLGISNGYAYAAKQDNKDYKSFVIIGDGECYEGSIWESAMFASHYKLDNLIVILDVNGLCIMGETKNCIDQGSLENKFRSFGFETINVNGHSHKDIQRGFKIINNKNGKPKAIIAHTVKGKGISFMENHPLWHNKMPTKAQIEQAYKELATNCIIE from the coding sequence TTGGAGATTGAAAGATTAATAAATAAATCACAAGAAATAAGAATTAAGTTATTTGATTTAGTAATGCAAGATATGAAAGGTCATATTCCTTCTTCTTTTTCATCGCTTGAAATTGTACTTAATCTTTTTTATGGAAAGATTATGAATTTTGATGTTACAAATCCTAATAATCCTAATAGAGATAGACTTATTGTTAGTAAAGGTCATGCTGCGATGGTACTATATCCTATTTTACAAGAATTAGGTTATTTTGATAAATCTGAATTAAAAAAATTTACAAAACCTGATGGGATATTAAGAATGTATGCTGATCATACAATTCCTGGAATAGAAGCTATCACTGGCTCTTTAGGACATGGACTTGGTATTTCAAATGGTTATGCATATGCTGCAAAACAAGATAATAAAGATTATAAGTCATTTGTAATTATAGGTGATGGGGAGTGTTATGAAGGTTCTATTTGGGAAAGTGCAATGTTTGCTTCACATTATAAGTTAGATAATCTAATTGTTATTTTAGATGTTAATGGATTATGTATTATGGGTGAAACAAAAAACTGTATAGATCAAGGTTCTTTAGAAAATAAATTTAGATCATTTGGTTTTGAAACTATTAATGTAAATGGACATTCTCATAAAGATATACAAAGAGGGTTTAAAATAATAAACAATAAAAATGGTAAACCAAAAGCTATTATCGCACATACAGTAAAAGGTAAAGGTATTTCTTTTATGGAAAATCATCCTTTATGGCATAATAAAATGCCAACTAAAGCGCAAATTGAGCAAGCATATAAAGAATTAGCAACAAATTGCATAATAGAGTAA